In one window of Vallitalea okinawensis DNA:
- the pyk gene encoding pyruvate kinase, producing MMRKTKIICTIGPVSESKDMLRQLILNGMNIARLNFSHGDHDEQGNRIKLIKELREELSIPVAMLLDTKGPEIRLKTFKEGKVQVKVGQKFTLTSRDIDGDETGCSMTFDHLAKDVEPGDRILIDDGLVELEVISTNDTDVECLVKNNGFVGNKKGVNVPGVKLNLPALTDKDRSDIEFGIKSGVDFIAASFIRKADDVLQIRKLLDKLDAVNTPIIAKIENQEGIDNIDDIIEAADAIMVARGDLGVETEPEMIPIYQKRIIEKCNKAGKAVVTATQMLDSMIRNPRPTRAESTDVANAIIDGTDAIMLSGETAAGDYPIDALRTMVSIAKTTEAEYADRFFKEKRKLFNKSISITNSVSYSTCTTATSLDARAIITTTTSGYTARMVSKFRPKVPIIAATVSEKIARRLNIVWGVTPVLLDVADNTTDLFKDAMAIATEKGYLENGDVVVATAGVPVGMSGSTNMMSIYTVGEIYLKGKGIGNRSVTSKLCVAEKVSDLETKLETDEIIVVKEAGENIVPFIHTASGLIFEEEEANICKEIIQTALKYNVPVLAAVENATEVLRDGQIVSLDAKRGLIFTGKM from the coding sequence ATGATGAGAAAGACAAAAATTATTTGTACCATTGGGCCTGTTTCAGAGTCCAAAGACATGTTAAGACAATTAATCTTAAACGGCATGAATATTGCCAGATTAAACTTCTCACATGGTGATCATGATGAACAAGGTAACCGTATTAAACTTATTAAGGAGTTAAGAGAAGAATTAAGTATTCCAGTTGCAATGCTTCTTGATACAAAAGGTCCTGAGATTCGTCTTAAGACTTTTAAAGAAGGTAAAGTACAAGTTAAAGTAGGACAGAAGTTTACTTTAACCTCAAGAGATATTGATGGCGATGAAACAGGATGCAGCATGACCTTTGATCATCTTGCAAAAGATGTTGAACCAGGTGATCGTATCTTAATTGATGATGGCTTAGTAGAGTTAGAAGTTATTTCAACTAACGATACAGACGTTGAATGTCTCGTTAAGAACAATGGTTTTGTCGGTAACAAAAAAGGTGTAAATGTGCCAGGAGTTAAATTAAACTTACCTGCTCTTACTGATAAGGATCGTAGTGATATCGAGTTTGGTATTAAAAGTGGTGTAGACTTTATTGCGGCATCCTTTATCCGTAAAGCTGATGACGTTCTTCAAATTAGAAAGTTATTAGACAAGCTTGATGCTGTTAATACACCAATCATTGCTAAGATCGAAAACCAAGAAGGTATTGATAATATCGATGATATCATAGAAGCAGCTGATGCTATTATGGTTGCTCGTGGAGACTTAGGTGTTGAAACAGAGCCAGAAATGATTCCTATTTATCAAAAAAGAATCATTGAGAAATGTAATAAAGCTGGAAAAGCAGTTGTTACTGCGACGCAAATGTTAGATTCTATGATTAGAAATCCAAGACCAACTCGTGCTGAATCTACTGATGTCGCTAATGCTATTATTGATGGTACAGATGCCATCATGCTTTCAGGTGAAACTGCAGCTGGTGATTACCCAATAGACGCTCTAAGAACAATGGTTTCTATTGCGAAAACAACAGAAGCTGAGTATGCAGATCGTTTCTTCAAAGAAAAGAGAAAGCTATTCAATAAGAGTATTAGTATTACGAATTCTGTTAGTTATTCTACTTGTACAACGGCAACAAGTTTAGATGCAAGAGCTATTATTACAACGACAACTTCTGGCTATACAGCTAGAATGGTATCAAAATTCAGACCTAAAGTACCTATTATAGCAGCAACTGTATCTGAAAAAATTGCGCGTCGACTAAATATTGTTTGGGGCGTGACACCAGTCTTACTTGATGTAGCAGACAATACAACAGACTTATTTAAGGATGCTATGGCAATTGCTACAGAAAAAGGTTACTTAGAGAATGGTGATGTTGTTGTCGCAACAGCTGGAGTACCAGTCGGCATGTCAGGTTCAACAAACATGATGTCCATTTATACTGTTGGAGAAATCTATCTCAAAGGGAAAGGAATCGGTAATCGCTCTGTCACTTCAAAATTGTGTGTAGCAGAGAAGGTAAGCGATTTAGAGACAAAGCTTGAGACTGATGAAATCATCGTTGTTAAAGAAGCCGGTGAAAACATTGTTCCTTTCATCCATACCGCATCAGGGTTAATCTTTGAAGAAGAAGAAGCTAATATTTGTAAAGAGATTATCCAAACAGCTTTAAAATATAACGTGCCTGTATTAGCGGCTGTTGAAAACGCAACAGAAGTATTAAGAGATGGACAAATCGTATCTTTAGATGCGAAAAGAGGTCTTATTTTTACAGGTAAAATGTAA
- a CDS encoding DUF1858 domain-containing protein: protein MAAKITKDMIINDIIMVDQGTVPILMESGMHCVGCPSSRGETLEEACMVHGMEVDVLVKKLNDYLASL from the coding sequence ATGGCAGCGAAAATTACGAAAGACATGATTATTAATGATATTATCATGGTTGATCAAGGTACAGTACCTATTCTTATGGAATCTGGTATGCACTGTGTTGGTTGTCCATCTTCTAGAGGCGAAACTCTTGAAGAAGCATGCATGGTACATGGCATGGAAGTAGATGTACTTGTTAAAAAACTTAATGATTATTTAGCTTCATTATAG
- a CDS encoding GntR family transcriptional regulator, producing MYINKFSQDPIYVQIKRAISEKINEGFYKSGDRIPSERKLSEDFGASRMTVRQAVNELVNEGKLYREQGRGTFVASPQFFQHNLKSFTQTLIEKGHQPSTEILEFNTVFNIKEINQKLDLNDNEVLYKIKRLRKADDIPVALETVYLPKLYCPGLEKYDMSQSMYGLLESEYGFTIDTISCEIDACISDKFQMKIFGVDKRVPLLKVSGINYSAQNMKLFYEDSYYRSDLYKYHVDLYKRQWT from the coding sequence TTGTATATTAATAAATTTAGTCAAGACCCAATCTATGTACAAATAAAGAGAGCTATATCTGAAAAAATAAATGAAGGTTTTTATAAATCAGGTGATCGTATCCCATCAGAACGAAAGCTGAGTGAAGACTTTGGCGCAAGTAGAATGACTGTACGACAAGCAGTAAATGAGTTAGTTAATGAAGGAAAACTTTATCGTGAACAAGGCAGAGGGACGTTTGTAGCTTCGCCCCAATTTTTTCAACATAACTTAAAAAGTTTTACTCAGACCCTTATTGAAAAAGGGCATCAACCATCTACAGAAATATTAGAGTTTAATACCGTCTTTAATATTAAGGAAATTAATCAAAAGTTAGACTTAAATGATAATGAGGTGCTTTATAAAATTAAGCGTTTAAGAAAAGCAGATGATATTCCTGTTGCATTAGAAACGGTTTACCTACCTAAATTATATTGTCCAGGATTAGAGAAATACGATATGAGCCAATCTATGTATGGGTTATTAGAAAGCGAGTATGGTTTTACGATTGATACCATCTCCTGTGAAATTGATGCATGTATTTCTGATAAATTTCAAATGAAAATATTTGGTGTTGATAAACGTGTACCTTTATTAAAAGTTAGTGGTATTAACTACTCAGCACAAAATATGAAGTTGTTTTATGAAGATTCCTATTATCGCTCAGATTTATATAAGTACCACGTTGATTTATATAAGAGACAATGGACCTAA
- the pflB gene encoding formate C-acetyltransferase yields the protein MMEAWNRFKKGKWIDTINVRNFIQLNYTPYEGDDSFLEGATANTNKLWEKVSELMKIERDKGILDVETKTPSSVTSHGPGYVDKNMELIVGFQTDQPLKRGIMPNGGIRVVRNALNAYGYELDTQTNETFTKYRKTHNDGVFDAYTEDMRKARHSGIITGLPDAYGRGRIIGDYRRVALYGTDRLIDEKQKEKKQLEMDYMNESVIRLREEISEQIKALKQLAEMAAGYGLDITKPATNAKEAIQWTYFGYLGAIKEQDGAAMSLGRVSSFLDIYIERDLKNGVITEVDAQELIDQFVMKLRMVRFLRTPSYNDLFSGDPTWVTECIGGMGIDGRPLVTKNSFRVLHTLYTLGPAPEPNLTVLWSEKLPENFKHFCTQVSIDTSSIQYENDDLMRTEYGDDYGIACCVSAMKIGKQLQFFGARANLAKALLYSINGGKDEKTGEQIGPLYAPVTSEILDYDEVLVKFDQVLDWLSHLYINTLNIIHYMHDKYCYEKLQMALHDKDILRTSACGIAGLSVVADALSAIKHAKVKAIRNEDGLVVDYAIEGEYPAYGNNDDRVDDIACDIVQRFMNKLRKHKTYRDSIPTMSILTITSNVVYGKKTGSTPDGRKAGEPFAPGANPMHGRDKKGAIASMASVAKLPYDDSEDGISYTFSIVPNALGKDKDERVNNLSGMLDAYFHDEGHHINVNVFDRETLLDAMDHPEKYPQLTIRVSGYAVNFIKLTREQQLDVINRTFHERA from the coding sequence ATCATGGAAGCTTGGAATAGATTTAAAAAAGGTAAATGGATTGATACAATTAATGTAAGAAATTTTATCCAGTTAAACTATACACCTTATGAGGGTGATGACTCTTTCTTAGAAGGTGCAACTGCTAACACAAATAAGCTTTGGGAAAAAGTATCTGAACTTATGAAAATTGAACGAGACAAAGGTATTCTGGATGTTGAAACTAAGACTCCTTCAAGTGTAACCTCTCATGGTCCTGGATATGTAGATAAGAATATGGAACTCATTGTAGGGTTCCAAACAGATCAACCTTTAAAAAGAGGTATAATGCCAAATGGTGGTATTCGAGTTGTAAGAAATGCCCTTAATGCATATGGCTATGAACTAGATACTCAAACTAATGAAACTTTTACAAAATACCGTAAAACTCACAATGATGGCGTTTTTGATGCTTATACTGAAGATATGCGTAAAGCACGTCACTCCGGTATAATCACAGGTCTTCCTGACGCTTATGGTCGTGGTCGTATCATAGGTGATTATAGACGAGTAGCTTTATACGGCACTGATCGTCTAATTGATGAAAAACAAAAAGAGAAAAAACAATTAGAGATGGATTACATGAACGAAAGTGTTATTCGTTTACGTGAAGAAATTTCTGAACAGATTAAAGCATTAAAACAGTTAGCTGAAATGGCTGCTGGTTACGGACTTGATATTACAAAGCCAGCTACAAATGCAAAAGAAGCTATCCAATGGACATATTTTGGTTATTTAGGTGCTATTAAAGAGCAAGATGGTGCGGCAATGTCACTTGGTCGTGTTTCATCTTTCTTAGATATTTATATTGAAAGAGATCTTAAGAATGGTGTTATCACTGAAGTCGATGCTCAAGAGTTAATTGATCAATTCGTTATGAAATTACGTATGGTGCGTTTCTTAAGAACACCTTCATATAACGACCTATTTTCAGGAGATCCAACTTGGGTAACTGAGTGTATCGGTGGTATGGGTATCGATGGTCGTCCATTGGTAACAAAAAATAGTTTCAGAGTTCTTCATACACTCTATACATTAGGTCCTGCTCCAGAACCTAACTTAACAGTATTATGGTCAGAAAAACTCCCTGAAAACTTCAAACATTTTTGTACTCAAGTTTCTATTGACACAAGCTCTATTCAATATGAGAATGATGATTTAATGCGTACAGAATATGGTGATGATTACGGTATAGCTTGTTGTGTATCAGCAATGAAAATTGGTAAGCAACTACAATTCTTTGGTGCACGTGCTAACTTAGCAAAAGCTTTACTATATTCTATCAATGGTGGTAAAGATGAAAAAACAGGTGAGCAAATTGGACCATTATACGCACCTGTTACAAGTGAAATTCTTGATTATGATGAGGTTCTTGTAAAGTTTGACCAAGTTCTTGATTGGTTATCACACCTCTACATTAATACATTAAATATCATTCACTATATGCATGATAAATATTGTTATGAAAAGTTACAAATGGCTTTACATGATAAAGATATCTTAAGAACATCCGCATGTGGTATTGCAGGTCTATCTGTAGTAGCTGATGCTTTATCAGCTATTAAGCATGCCAAGGTTAAAGCGATACGTAATGAAGATGGTTTAGTAGTTGATTATGCCATTGAAGGTGAATATCCTGCTTATGGTAATAACGATGATCGTGTTGATGATATTGCCTGTGATATTGTGCAAAGATTCATGAACAAGTTAAGAAAACACAAGACTTATAGAGATTCCATCCCTACAATGTCTATATTAACCATTACATCTAACGTGGTGTATGGTAAAAAGACTGGAAGCACACCTGATGGACGTAAAGCTGGTGAACCTTTTGCACCAGGTGCTAATCCAATGCATGGTCGTGATAAAAAAGGCGCTATAGCTTCAATGGCTTCTGTTGCTAAATTACCTTATGATGATTCTGAAGACGGTATCTCTTATACATTCTCAATCGTACCTAATGCCTTAGGTAAAGATAAAGATGAGCGTGTTAATAACTTGAGTGGTATGTTAGATGCATACTTCCATGATGAAGGACACCATATTAATGTTAACGTCTTTGATCGTGAGACATTATTAGATGCAATGGATCATCCAGAAAAATACCCACAATTAACTATCCGTGTGTCTGGCTATGCTGTTAACTTTATCAAATTAACCCGCGAACAGCAATTAGATGTTATTAACCGTACTTTCCATGAAAGAGCATAA
- the pflA gene encoding pyruvate formate-lyase-activating protein — translation MVTGKIHSIETCGTVDGPGIRYVIFTQGCPLRCQYCHNPDTWKLDNGKSITTSELIEDIIKYKSYMKFSKGGVTASGGDPLLQPEFVKDLFKRCQEEGIHTALDTSGFIDVDTVKDVLEYTDLVLLDIKNMDPKRYTEITKVSLAPTLKFANYLKEINKPLWVRYVLVPGLSDNIDAIKALGEYLQSFDNLEKLEILPFHKMGEYKWEELGYKYTLSETKEPDKNLLDEVIDLLNSYDLPVQLH, via the coding sequence ATGGTAACGGGAAAAATACATTCCATTGAAACCTGTGGTACTGTTGATGGTCCAGGTATTCGTTATGTTATTTTTACACAAGGCTGTCCATTAAGATGCCAGTATTGTCATAATCCAGATACCTGGAAGCTGGATAATGGTAAGAGTATAACCACCAGTGAACTCATAGAGGATATTATTAAATATAAGTCCTATATGAAATTCTCTAAGGGTGGAGTAACAGCATCTGGTGGCGATCCACTTTTACAACCTGAGTTTGTTAAAGATCTCTTCAAACGCTGTCAAGAAGAAGGTATACACACTGCTTTGGATACATCGGGATTTATAGATGTTGATACTGTAAAGGATGTACTAGAGTACACGGATCTTGTCTTACTTGATATAAAAAACATGGACCCAAAACGGTATACAGAAATTACTAAGGTTTCTTTAGCCCCTACCTTAAAATTCGCCAATTATCTGAAGGAAATCAATAAGCCTCTATGGGTGAGATATGTGTTGGTACCCGGACTTAGTGATAATATAGATGCCATAAAGGCTTTAGGTGAATACCTTCAGAGCTTTGACAACCTAGAAAAACTAGAGATCTTACCTTTCCACAAAATGGGTGAATACAAGTGGGAAGAACTTGGATATAAATATACGTTGAGTGAAACAAAAGAACCAGATAAAAACTTATTAGATGAAGTAATTGATCTATTAAATAGCTATGACCTACCTGTACAACTCCACTAA
- a CDS encoding sugar O-acetyltransferase produces the protein MTEKEKMIAGEYYSVFDSELDKDRQKAKSLCHSINQLDPLKVKDRMNYFKELMNCDDTAYIEAPFYCAYGYNIKVGKRFFANHNCVILDANKVDIGDYVMIGPHVQIAAACHPLDPQERREGLEFSKPIKIEDDVWIGASAVILPGVTIGKGSVVGAGSVVTKDVPSNVVVAGNPAKIIKKVDTKKAT, from the coding sequence ATGACTGAGAAAGAAAAAATGATAGCAGGAGAATATTACTCAGTTTTTGATTCAGAGTTAGATAAAGATCGGCAGAAAGCAAAATCCTTATGTCATAGCATCAATCAATTGGATCCATTAAAGGTTAAAGATAGGATGAATTATTTCAAAGAACTGATGAATTGCGATGATACAGCTTATATTGAAGCACCTTTTTATTGCGCTTATGGATATAACATTAAAGTGGGTAAACGCTTCTTTGCTAATCATAACTGTGTTATTCTGGATGCTAATAAGGTGGATATTGGTGATTATGTCATGATTGGACCTCATGTGCAGATTGCAGCAGCTTGTCATCCATTAGATCCACAAGAAAGAAGAGAAGGGCTGGAGTTCAGTAAACCTATCAAAATAGAAGATGATGTATGGATTGGTGCCAGTGCTGTTATTCTACCTGGTGTAACAATTGGTAAAGGATCTGTCGTTGGAGCAGGAAGTGTAGTTACAAAAGATGTACCATCTAATGTAGTAGTAGCAGGTAATCCAGCTAAGATTATAAAGAAAGTAGATACAAAAAAAGCGACCTAG
- a CDS encoding DUF362 domain-containing protein: MAYTINDECISCGACEPECPVSCISEGDDKYVINADECIDCGACADVCPVDAPKA; encoded by the coding sequence ATGGCATATACTATTAATGACGAATGCATCAGCTGTGGTGCATGCGAACCAGAATGTCCTGTATCATGTATTTCTGAAGGAGATGACAAATACGTTATCAATGCTGACGAATGTATCGATTGTGGCGCTTGCGCTGACGTTTGTCCAGTAGACGCTCCTAAAGCCTAA
- the dnaB gene encoding replicative DNA helicase: protein MEENNIRRIPPHSVEAEQSVLGSMLIDRDAIASASEVLSGDDFYRPDHKIIYDAMIELYQKNSPVDLVTLKTRIEEKGVLDQIGGINYLSDLAASVPTSVHIKQYVKIVEDKAMLRRLIKASDNIAALSYGGQEDLDVIMSQAEEDIFNISQGRRSEDFSHIHEILLKSFDKIEASARNSDSVTGIATGFYDLDYKTAGLQPSDMVLIAARPSMGKTAFALNVAQFAALKGNVPTAIFSLEMSKEQLVNRMLCSEAMVDAQKLRTGGLEDEDWIRIARAMGPLSEAPIYIDDTPGINIMDMRAKCRKLKMEKGLGLILIDYLQLMTGAGKIESRQQEISEISRSLKALAREVSAPVVALSQLSRACESRADHRPMLSDLRESGAIEQDADVVMFLYRDEYYNPDTEAKNQGELIIAKQRNGPTGTIHLAWLGQYTKFANLQNE, encoded by the coding sequence ATGGAAGAAAACAATATTAGGCGAATACCTCCTCATAGCGTCGAGGCAGAACAATCAGTTCTAGGTTCAATGTTAATTGATAGGGATGCCATTGCTTCAGCATCAGAAGTATTAAGTGGTGATGATTTTTATCGTCCAGATCACAAAATTATTTACGATGCCATGATAGAGCTTTATCAAAAGAATTCACCTGTAGATTTGGTTACCCTTAAAACTCGGATTGAAGAAAAGGGAGTACTAGATCAAATTGGAGGTATTAATTATTTATCCGACTTGGCTGCATCGGTACCAACATCTGTACACATTAAACAATATGTGAAGATTGTTGAAGATAAAGCTATGTTACGTCGTCTGATTAAAGCTAGCGATAATATTGCTGCCCTTAGTTATGGTGGTCAAGAAGATCTTGATGTCATTATGAGTCAGGCTGAAGAAGATATTTTTAATATATCTCAAGGTAGACGCTCAGAGGATTTTTCACATATACATGAAATTCTATTGAAATCATTTGATAAAATTGAAGCCTCAGCAAGAAATTCTGATAGTGTTACAGGTATTGCTACAGGTTTCTATGATTTAGATTATAAGACAGCTGGTTTACAGCCATCTGATATGGTTTTAATCGCTGCTAGACCTTCAATGGGTAAAACAGCCTTTGCCCTAAATGTAGCTCAATTTGCGGCTTTAAAAGGTAATGTACCAACGGCTATATTTAGTTTGGAGATGTCTAAGGAACAATTAGTTAACAGGATGCTTTGTTCAGAAGCGATGGTTGACGCTCAGAAATTACGTACAGGTGGTTTAGAAGATGAAGACTGGATTCGTATTGCTAGAGCAATGGGGCCCTTATCAGAAGCACCTATATATATTGATGATACACCAGGTATCAATATTATGGATATGCGAGCCAAATGCCGTAAGCTTAAAATGGAAAAGGGTTTAGGTCTTATCTTAATTGATTATTTACAGTTAATGACTGGTGCCGGTAAAATTGAATCCAGGCAACAAGAGATTTCAGAGATATCCAGATCCCTAAAAGCATTAGCTAGGGAAGTAAGTGCACCTGTAGTAGCATTATCTCAGTTATCAAGAGCTTGTGAATCAAGAGCGGACCACAGACCTATGCTTTCGGATCTGAGGGAATCTGGCGCCATTGAGCAGGATGCTGATGTGGTGATGTTCCTTTATAGAGATGAGTATTATAATCCTGATACAGAAGCTAAAAATCAAGGCGAATTAATTATAGCCAAACAAAGGAATGGTCCAACAGGAACAATTCATTTAGCATGGCTTGGTCAATATACAAAGTTTGCTAACTTGCAAAATGAGTAA
- the rplI gene encoding 50S ribosomal protein L9, which translates to MEIILLQDVKKLGKKGELVKVSDGYAKNYILPKKLGVEATKSAKNDLMLKEKADNKRKQEEFEAAKQLAEELKEKKVVISVKAGEGGRLFGSVTTKEIAKAAKDQLKLSLDKKKFQLDEPIRSLGNHIIPIKIHPKVMGELTVTVKEL; encoded by the coding sequence GTGGAGATAATTTTATTACAAGATGTAAAAAAACTTGGTAAAAAAGGTGAGTTAGTTAAAGTAAGTGATGGCTATGCCAAAAATTATATATTACCTAAAAAATTAGGGGTAGAAGCGACCAAATCAGCAAAAAATGATTTAATGTTAAAAGAAAAAGCAGATAATAAGAGAAAGCAAGAAGAATTTGAGGCTGCTAAACAGTTAGCAGAAGAATTAAAAGAGAAAAAAGTTGTCATTAGTGTTAAAGCAGGTGAAGGTGGCAGATTATTTGGTTCTGTTACGACTAAGGAAATTGCAAAGGCAGCTAAAGATCAACTTAAGCTTTCTTTAGATAAAAAGAAATTCCAATTAGATGAACCTATCCGTTCACTAGGTAATCATATTATACCAATCAAAATTCATCCTAAGGTAATGGGAGAATTGACAGTTACAGTTAAAGAATTATAG
- a CDS encoding DHH family phosphoesterase has protein sequence MDHSNKLSKRVEFYLRLFYVYAAISLIIVLVSFYFNEVWGIINLIIFLVLGIITFVAYRITRKYLVNYVNDYALNLSHIQKNFIANLNLPYVLVDLDGSIRWYNKSFEGLFLEEEDIEIKLQNKNIHALIKDVHVDQLPKDDNMSFEKDIMLNNNYYVVKSKLIEVNTKSKTKKKELLVNSNHLYALWFHDITDIIHLKQENIDQQTLISIMLIDNYDEVMQSVDDVRKPLIEAMIYKKLSDMALELHGVVRKLEKDKFIVLFPNKSLRILEENKFSILDEMRKINLGNELPVTLSIGIGVGGKELSELMEFARAAIDLALGRGGDQAVIKNNDRYVFYGGKTKGVEKSTRVKARIKAYAFRELIEESDRVLIMGHINADIDAFGAAIGVYRGCKLLDKPAHIVLNSSESAVNLLYQRLLLEKDYEEDMIIDKVEAVNLSGDKTLMVVVDVNRPSYVECPELLELNKNIVVFDHHRTSVEYIQNPVISYVEPYASSTCEMITEILQYMIEKVKLKDVEADALFAGIAMDTKNFTVKTGVRTFEAAAFLRRHGADSVRVRELFKSSMYSYRAKTTIVRDAETYKGNLAISTCPVGVDEPIILSAQAADELLNIEGIRASFVLCEVDGVIMISARSFGDFNVQLIMEKLGGGGHLTVAGAQLRDESMDSAVNVLKLAIEDYLQGGN, from the coding sequence ATGGATCACTCAAATAAGTTGAGTAAAAGAGTAGAGTTTTATTTAAGACTCTTTTATGTCTATGCAGCAATTTCATTGATTATCGTCCTTGTATCTTTTTACTTCAATGAAGTATGGGGTATCATTAATCTAATTATTTTTTTAGTTTTAGGGATAATCACATTTGTTGCATATCGCATTACGAGAAAGTATCTTGTTAACTATGTTAATGACTATGCCTTAAATTTAAGTCATATACAGAAGAACTTTATTGCAAATTTGAATTTACCTTATGTATTAGTTGACCTTGATGGATCAATTAGATGGTACAACAAAAGCTTTGAAGGACTATTCTTAGAAGAAGAGGATATCGAGATCAAACTGCAAAATAAAAACATCCATGCACTTATTAAAGATGTTCACGTTGACCAACTACCAAAAGATGATAATATGTCTTTTGAAAAAGACATCATGTTAAATAATAATTATTATGTTGTTAAAAGCAAATTAATAGAGGTAAATACAAAAAGTAAAACGAAGAAGAAAGAGCTTCTAGTTAATTCAAATCACTTATATGCCTTATGGTTTCATGATATAACAGACATTATTCACTTAAAGCAAGAGAATATTGATCAACAGACGTTGATATCTATTATGTTAATCGATAATTATGATGAGGTTATGCAAAGTGTTGATGATGTAAGGAAACCATTGATTGAAGCTATGATTTATAAAAAGCTTAGTGATATGGCTCTGGAACTACATGGTGTGGTTAGAAAACTTGAAAAAGATAAGTTTATTGTTCTGTTTCCAAACAAGAGTTTACGTATATTAGAGGAAAACAAATTCAGTATTCTAGATGAAATGCGTAAAATTAATTTAGGTAATGAACTTCCTGTAACACTTAGTATTGGTATAGGTGTAGGAGGGAAGGAATTATCAGAGTTAATGGAATTCGCAAGAGCTGCTATAGACCTTGCGTTAGGTCGTGGTGGTGACCAAGCCGTTATTAAAAATAATGATCGTTATGTTTTCTATGGTGGTAAGACAAAAGGGGTAGAGAAAAGTACACGTGTTAAAGCTCGTATTAAAGCCTATGCATTTAGAGAATTAATCGAGGAATCTGATCGTGTTCTTATCATGGGTCATATTAATGCTGATATTGATGCCTTTGGTGCTGCTATCGGCGTATACAGAGGGTGTAAACTCCTAGATAAGCCAGCCCATATTGTTCTAAATAGCTCAGAGAGTGCCGTTAATCTACTGTATCAACGTCTTCTTTTAGAAAAGGACTATGAAGAAGATATGATTATAGATAAAGTGGAAGCTGTTAATTTATCAGGTGATAAGACATTAATGGTTGTTGTAGACGTTAATCGACCAAGTTATGTAGAATGTCCAGAATTACTGGAGCTGAATAAGAATATTGTTGTATTTGACCATCATAGAACCAGTGTTGAGTATATACAAAATCCAGTGATCAGTTATGTAGAACCCTATGCATCCTCTACATGTGAAATGATTACTGAAATCTTACAATACATGATTGAGAAAGTAAAATTAAAAGATGTTGAAGCAGATGCATTATTTGCAGGGATAGCTATGGATACAAAGAATTTTACAGTTAAAACTGGTGTTAGAACCTTTGAAGCTGCTGCATTCCTGAGAAGACATGGTGCAGATAGTGTACGGGTTCGAGAACTATTTAAGAGTAGTATGTATTCTTATAGAGCTAAAACTACGATTGTAAGAGATGCAGAGACCTATAAGGGGAATCTTGCTATTTCAACATGTCCAGTTGGCGTTGATGAGCCTATTATTTTATCAGCACAGGCGGCTGATGAATTATTGAATATAGAAGGAATACGAGCTTCATTCGTACTTTGTGAAGTGGATGGCGTTATTATGATTAGTGCAAGATCTTTTGGTGACTTTAACGTCCAATTGATTATGGAAAAACTAGGCGGGGGTGGACACTTAACAGTGGCTGGAGCTCAGCTTAGAGATGAATCAATGGATAGTGCTGTGAATGTACTCAAATTGGCAATCGAAGATTATTTACAAGGAGGAAATTAA
- a CDS encoding MazG-like family protein: MFAPYEIEITQKINAIEGLKSQLLMDVAHLYTYMAENKGVSKEKYIDLFTDLVIITYLLSKQMGTDYELLNREIIKKLKYTLIEDSNKENWAADLKELLTHFSM; encoded by the coding sequence TTGTTTGCTCCTTATGAAATTGAAATAACACAAAAAATAAATGCAATTGAGGGACTTAAAAGCCAATTACTCATGGACGTTGCCCATCTATATACATATATGGCTGAAAATAAGGGTGTTTCTAAAGAAAAATATATAGATCTTTTCACAGATCTTGTTATAATTACTTATTTGCTATCGAAACAAATGGGGACAGATTATGAACTATTGAATAGAGAAATTATAAAAAAACTTAAATATACATTGATAGAAGATAGTAATAAAGAAAATTGGGCTGCAGACTTAAAAGAATTACTAACTCATTTTTCGATGTAA